One Panicum virgatum strain AP13 chromosome 9K, P.virgatum_v5, whole genome shotgun sequence genomic region harbors:
- the LOC120649071 gene encoding derlin-2.2 isoform X2 codes for MAQAVEEWYRQMPIITRSYLTAAVVTTVGCTLDIISPYHLYLNPKLVVQQYEIWRLVTNFLYFRKMDLDFMFHMFFLARYCKLLEENSFRGRTADFFYMLLFGATVLTGIVLIGGMIPYVSETFARILFLSNSLTFMMVYVWSKHNPFIHMSFLGLFTFTAAYLPWVLLGFSILVGSSTWVDLLATVILIQIVGLYGIMSFI; via the exons ATGGCGCAGGCGGTGGAGGAGTGGTATCGGCAGATGCCCATCATCACGCGCTcctacctcaccgccgccgtcgtcacCACCGTCGGCTGCACCCTCGAT ATCATCTCGCCCTACCACCTCTACCTCAACCCGAAGCTCGTGGTGCAGCAGTACGAGATCTGGCGCCTCGTCACCAACTTCCTCTACTTCCGCAAGATGG atttggattttatgttcCACATGTTTTTTCTTGCACGGTACTGCAAGCTTCTCGAGGAGAACTCATTTAGAGGGAGAACTGCAGACTTTTTCTACATGCTCTTATTTGGTGCTACTGTCCTAACTGGCATTGTTCTAATTGGAGGGATGATACCTTATGTTTCTGAGACATTTGCCAGAATTCTGTTCTTGAGCAATTCACTGACGTTCATGATG GTTTATGTCTGGAGCAAGCACAACCCCTTCATCCACATGAGCTTTCTGGGCTTGTTCACCTTTACTGCTGCCTACTTACCTTGG GTCCTTTTGGGCTTCTCTATCCTTGTTGGAAGCAGCACATGGGTGGATCTCTTG